From Saccharothrix espanaensis DSM 44229, the proteins below share one genomic window:
- a CDS encoding D-alanyl-D-alanine carboxypeptidase family protein, producing MYLRVVVPLVVAMIAAGVAGGLGMTGRLRFVPDPAPGRPLAILEEVPGPETGPVCPVDGRYVDEPATGLHPEVLAAWQRLVDAAGAKGVRLCLNDGKRSNGQQQREFDASVRQLGSAELAARYVLPPEKSMHVKGRAVDVQPQDSAIWVERNAPALGWCRRYDNEYWHFEYSPSYATAGCPALLPSATGS from the coding sequence GTGTACCTGCGTGTGGTGGTTCCGCTGGTGGTGGCGATGATCGCGGCCGGGGTCGCGGGCGGGCTGGGGATGACCGGCCGCCTGCGGTTCGTCCCCGACCCGGCTCCGGGCCGGCCGCTGGCGATCCTGGAGGAGGTCCCGGGTCCCGAGACCGGCCCGGTGTGCCCGGTGGACGGTCGGTACGTGGACGAACCGGCCACCGGCCTGCACCCCGAGGTCCTCGCCGCGTGGCAGCGCCTGGTGGACGCCGCGGGCGCGAAGGGGGTCCGGCTGTGCCTCAACGACGGCAAGCGCAGCAACGGCCAGCAGCAACGCGAGTTCGACGCGTCGGTGCGGCAGCTCGGTTCGGCGGAGCTGGCCGCGCGGTACGTCCTGCCGCCGGAGAAGTCGATGCACGTCAAGGGCAGGGCGGTGGACGTCCAGCCGCAGGACTCGGCGATCTGGGTCGAGCGCAACGCGCCGGCCCTGGGGTGGTGCCGCCGCTACGACAACGAGTACTGGCACTTCGAGTACTCGCCGTCCTACGCCACGGCCGGCTGCCCCGCCCTGCTCCCCAGCGCCACCGGCTCCTGA
- the bla gene encoding class A beta-lactamase has product MPPDGRWAGLERKFDARLGVYAVATGSGATFAYRADERFAFCSTFKGLAAAAVLQRNPLAHLDTVVTYTDADLMKSSTITREHVATGMTIRDLCDAAVRYSDGTAGNLLVRDLGGPAGLTAFLRGIGDGVTRADRTEPALTEAAPGDPRDTTSPRAIGTDYQRIVLGDVLPADKRAFLRDLLERNTTGARRIRAGVPLGWVVADKTGTGEYGTVNDIGLGWQPNAAPLVIAVMSSKTTTDAKYDEALIAEAAAQVVAVLT; this is encoded by the coding sequence GTGCCGCCGGACGGCCGGTGGGCGGGGCTGGAACGGAAGTTCGACGCACGCCTGGGCGTGTACGCGGTCGCCACCGGCTCCGGTGCCACGTTCGCCTACCGCGCGGACGAGCGCTTCGCGTTCTGCTCGACGTTCAAAGGGCTCGCCGCGGCCGCCGTGCTCCAGCGCAACCCCTTGGCGCACCTGGACACCGTCGTCACCTACACCGACGCGGACCTGATGAAGAGCTCGACCATCACCCGCGAGCACGTCGCGACCGGCATGACGATCCGCGACCTGTGCGACGCCGCCGTGCGGTACAGCGACGGCACGGCGGGCAACCTGCTGGTCCGCGACCTGGGCGGGCCGGCCGGGCTCACCGCGTTCCTGCGCGGGATCGGCGACGGGGTGACCCGGGCGGACCGGACCGAGCCCGCCCTCACCGAAGCCGCCCCGGGTGATCCTCGCGACACCACCTCGCCCCGGGCGATCGGGACCGACTACCAGCGGATCGTGCTGGGCGACGTGCTGCCGGCCGACAAGCGGGCGTTCCTGCGGGACCTGTTGGAGCGCAACACGACCGGGGCGCGGCGCATCCGCGCGGGCGTGCCCCTGGGGTGGGTCGTGGCCGACAAGACCGGGACGGGCGAGTACGGGACGGTCAATGACATCGGCCTCGGGTGGCAACCGAACGCCGCCCCACTCGTCATAGCGGTGATGTCCAGTAAAACGACGACGGACGCGAAGTACGACGAAGCGCTCATCGCGGAGGCCGCGGCGCAGGTCGTGGCCGTGCTGACGTGA
- a CDS encoding LysR family transcriptional regulator: MAGVDVVAACRAFVAVSGHGSFTVGASVARIPQSVASRRIAALEKYLGARLLTRSSRSVALTPFGRELLPSARRLVELAEAMEHDAEQARLRPFRIAVPAVCAPHRLARLVAAARGHGLTLDPHPADPGRRAELARTLEVRAAVVAVPPDEGAWRVPLGLAGVADEGGTSALYLETLRAGRVDRRARRRRVWIHAEDDVPHVRDRVTRLRDAVGLLPAQVVVTASLVAATAEVLGSADLLLCPPGQAAELGLHWRPIGELTLARGYDVTSRAREDVQRIRALPPALIGACLGAVDDHAPGVGAG; this comes from the coding sequence ATGGCCGGCGTGGACGTCGTCGCGGCATGTCGGGCCTTCGTCGCCGTGAGCGGGCACGGCAGCTTCACGGTTGGCGCGTCGGTCGCGCGGATCCCGCAGTCGGTCGCCAGCCGGCGGATCGCGGCGCTGGAGAAGTACCTCGGGGCCCGCCTGCTGACCAGGTCGTCGCGCAGCGTCGCGCTGACCCCGTTCGGCCGTGAGCTGCTGCCCTCCGCCCGCCGGCTGGTCGAGCTGGCCGAGGCGATGGAGCACGACGCCGAGCAGGCCCGGCTCCGGCCGTTCCGGATCGCGGTGCCCGCCGTGTGCGCCCCGCACCGGCTGGCCCGCCTGGTCGCCGCCGCGCGCGGGCACGGCCTCACCCTCGACCCGCACCCGGCCGACCCGGGCCGGCGCGCCGAACTGGCCCGCACGCTGGAGGTGCGCGCGGCCGTGGTCGCCGTGCCGCCCGACGAGGGCGCCTGGCGGGTGCCGCTCGGCCTGGCCGGCGTGGCGGACGAGGGCGGCACGTCCGCGCTCTACCTGGAGACGCTGCGCGCGGGCCGAGTGGACCGGCGTGCCCGGCGTCGCCGGGTCTGGATCCACGCGGAGGACGACGTGCCGCACGTCCGGGACCGCGTCACCCGGCTGCGGGACGCCGTCGGGCTGCTGCCCGCGCAGGTGGTGGTGACGGCCTCGCTGGTCGCCGCCACGGCGGAGGTGCTGGGCTCGGCCGACCTGCTGCTCTGCCCGCCGGGGCAGGCCGCCGAGCTGGGGCTGCACTGGCGGCCGATCGGCGAGCTGACCCTGGCGCGCGGCTACGACGTGACGTCCCGGGCGCGCGAGGACGTCCAGCGGATCCGCGCCCTGCCGCCCGCCCTGATCGGTGCCTGCCTCGGTGCGGTGGACGACCACGCGCCGGGGGTGGGGGCGGGATGA